From Chryseobacterium camelliae:
AATATAAAACTGTCCGGACCAGAAAGCAGTGTGGATGAAGATAATGGACAGGGTAGCGAGCCCTTTGGCAAAATCAATGTAGAGATCTCTTTTCATGCAGTGTATATGGATATAATTGGCAAAGCCAAAATTAGATAAAGTTTTCGGAATAGGTTTCATAAAAAAAGGAAGCAGAATCGTAATCCTGCTTCCTTTACTGTAAATATTGAGAATGAATGTTACTATTTCAGTTGTTTGAACTCTTCCGCAGAGATTTCTCCGGACTGAATTTTTCTCAGCTCGTCAATATACTGCATCATATAAGCATCCAGCTCAGGATTTCTTGAGTTTTTCCCCATTTTATAGGTGCCGTTCAGGACGCCCTGGTAATAGTAGAAAAAGTTGTAGTCGAAATCAGAGGCTGAAAGGTTGTACTGTCCCAGCAGGAATCCCAGACGTACTGCTGATCTCCTTTGTGGGGGCGTACCATGGTGGCCAGGGCTAGTAGTAGAATAATCTCCGATGCTTTGTGCAAACTCATAAGCGGCGGCGATCTCCGAGAACTGTGTTTTGTTATATCCTTCCGGTCTTCTCAGATAGTAGCCTGCAAACCCGTCTGCCTCAAGCTCATTCGGTCTGGCAGTAGATTCACTAACGGAAGGCAGTCCGAAAATATACTGAAGCTGGTGGCCGTATTCGTGAGCGAGGATCATCGCATTTACGATATCTCCGCCTTTATTTTTGGCATCATAATAAATGGCATACCCGTAATAAATTTTTCCTGTGGAGTAGGAGATGGCATTATACGTAGAATTCGGATTGGAGGGATCATCAACAAATCTCAGGGTAGGATTGCTTCTGCCCCAAAGGCTGGCAATTTTCGTCATCTGGCCGTTCATGAAATTGGTATCCGTTGAGGTTTTCATGCTGGTTTTCAGCACCGCTGAGGAATTCCAGTTCTGGTCTACATAGTAACATGCCTTTTCCAGTTCATTAGGCTGTTCGATTTTGGCACTTTCAGCTTGTGGCTGCTGTAACAGATTGTCTTCGGTAGAGTTGTCATTACATGCTGTCAGAGAGAATACAGCCATAGCTCCTGCTAAACAGCAGAAATTAAAGTTTTTCTTCATATTAAAAATTTTGGTATCGACTAAGTTATAAAATTATCTCTTACACGGGATAATTTTCATTTAAAAAAATATTCATTGCATAGTGAATACATTTGGATTTTTATTTAATAAAAAAATAAAGATTGATTATGAGAGGATTGGAAAATTATTCTTATATTTGCACCTCGAATAACTAAAATTTTATAAACAATGTTTGCAATTGTAGAAATAGCAGGGCTTCAATATAAAGTTGAGCAAGACCAGAAGTTGTTTGTAAACCGTTTGGCAGGAGACAAAGGATCAAAAGTTTCTTTTGATAAAATTCTTCTTACCGTAAACGGTTCAATCACTGTAGGCGCCCCGGCTGTAAGCGGAATCACTGTAGAGGCAGAGATTCTTGATCACGTTAAAGCTGATAAGGTAATCGTTTTCAAAAAGAAAAGAAGAAAAGGTTACAAAGTGAAAAACGGTCACAGACAATCTCTTACTCAGATCCAGATTACCGGTATCACCGGATTTGAAGGAGCTAAAAAAGAAGAGAAAGCTGCTAGGAAGACCACGAAAAAAGCAGATGCTGAAACTGCTGAAAGCGCAGAATAATTGTAAAACCAAAAAACCTTAGAATAAAATGGCACATAAGAAAGGAGTTGGTAGTTCCAAAAACGGTAGAGAATCACACTCCAAAAGATTAGGAGTAAAGATTTTCGGAGGTCAGGAAGCTATTGCCGGAAATATTATTGTTAGACAAAGAGGTACGCAACACCACCCGGGTGCAAACGTGGGTATCGGTAAAGACCACACTTTGTTTGCATTGGTAGACGGTAAAGTAGTTTTCAGAAAGAAAGCAAACAACAGATCTTATGTATCTGTAGAAGCAAACGCATAATTTAATTATCCGTTTTATACAAAATCTAATCCTCAGCAATTTTGCTGGGGATTTTCTGTTTATTCATACTATTGGTTATTATTTTACGTTATACAAGGACCAATTCTAAAATAAAATCAATATGAAAAACGTAAAGAAACTTTCCAGAAATGAGCTTAGGACGCTTCAGGGCGGTTTTAAGTGTGAAGGGATTTCCTGTGACTGGTACTGTAGCCTGCCTGCAGAAAGCCGTCCGGTATGCCTTTCTCCGCAAACCTTAGTACCGATCTGCGGTGGATGCAACAGTGCCAATATATAGCATGATCTGCAATAGAATAAAAAATCTCCTTCATCATGAAGGAGATTTTTTTTAGAATCCTACCTGGAAACCGGCTTTTATACCGAACCTGGAAATGTCAGGCCGATCAAGGTAATTGCCCCGCCAGTTAAAGTCGACCCTGAAAATCCTGAGATTTCCGAAGCCGATATTCTCAATTCCAAAACCGTATTCAAAATACACATGGTCGCTGGGAGCAGAGTATTTGTAACCGGCAACATTGATGTTCTTGGATTCATCGCTTAATGTTCCGTAGGCTCCTCTCAGAAAGGCTACTTCCCTTAATTTCAGCTTTTTAATCAACGGAATAAATGACAGGATCTTGCCGTTGAAATGATGTTCCAGGTGCAGGGTGGTATAGGTGTCTGCAACAAATTCATAATAATTGAGCTGGGCAAAGGTATTGGCTGCTAAGCTGTATGACTGGTTCCCCGGGATTACGTTCTGCAGGGCCAGAGGCACCGTGTCGAAATTTTTTCCGGCTTCAAAATTTACCATCATTTTACCCCAGCTTCCGATCAGCACCGGTTTATAAAACATGAATTGCAGTTTATTATAATTATAGTCTGCATTGAAGAGGCCTTCTATACCGCGGGTATACTTCAGGATAATGGTAGGGGCAAGTGTGCCATGCTCTGTCCGGTCGACACCGGTCTGAGAAAATTTGGCCCCCGGCCTTGCAATCAGGCTGAAGGTTACGTGTGAGTCATTCAGCGTTTTCCTGAGCTCTCCGTTGCGGTAGTACATCAGGTTGAATCCGGAAGGATTGGCGGATTTGATGCTCTGCATGGTTCCGTCTATCCTGAACTGGATGTTTTTCCAGGGTTCAATGGAAGTGAAGACATTGGTTTGGTTAACGGAGCTTAATGAGGCATTTTCACCCCGGGCAAATACCGTTGATGAAGCAAAGGTCCTGGACATGATTCCGTCGTCATTGGTCAGCTGAACGCCTAACTGAAGGATATCCCTTCTGGTTCCTGCGCCAATCATAAACCGGTTGACCCTGTTGAACATATATTTGGCTTCCGCACCATACTTAATTTGTTGGTCCTTGAATCCGTAGGCCGTGTAAAACTGTACCCTCCACGGGTCATTACGGGTAAAGTATGTCCTGGCTCCGATCCTGATCCGGTCACCTTCCACATCATTCTTTCCGTACACAGAAAAGATAGGACCCAAATCAATAGCCTTAAAGACGTTATAATATCCTGAGCCAAGGGTTTCGTAGAGTTTTACGATACGGTTGAATTTTGGGGTCTTTTCAAGCCTGTCAAGCATTTCATAAACGCCCTGTTCACTTTTAGATAATGAATCAGGCCTTGCTTTTGCCCAGTAGGCATCATCTTTTTCCACGAATCCGCTTTCATACTCTTCTGCCTTGCGGTGGAAAACTTTCGGGTCAAGAGTTTTATTGAAATCATATTCTGAATAATCCACGGTTCTTTTCGCGATAAGGCTTTTTGCCGTTTTCTTTTTTGAAAAGGGTGTCATTTCAATTTCGGTCACAAACTTTCTCGGGAGGAAGGTATTTTCATCAGGATTATCGTATTCCAGCTCGGTGGAGATGCCATTGATAAAGTTGACATTGATTTTTTTAGTAGACTTTAATGTAGCACCCAGCACGGCATAGCTGTCTTTGGCAATATAGAGGTAACCCTGAAAAGCAAGGACTTCTGTCCGTTTAGGCTGGTAACGTATTCTGAATGCATTTTCCCCACGTACAGATATGGTATCGATCAGATTATAATCGTAAGTGCTGAATCCATCTGTTCCCACAGGGCTCGGAAAACCAATGTCGAAATAGTTCAGCGTATTGTCATAGATATTGATGTCACGGTACAGGTTTTTAGCCGTTAAAATAACGATCTGGTTGTCCTGGAAACCCGAAGTCTTTTGTGCGACGAGCAGTTTTTTGGTTCTTTTGGCAGGCCTGTTTTCCCCGTAGTTTTCGTATACGGCTTCATTGAGGAAGAGCGGAAGTGCCAGTTTGCCGCTGGCAGTGGAATCGGCATAATCGAAGACAAAATCAAGCTTATTAAACACTTTCTTCTTCATAAAAGCACTGTCCAGGTTATTGGCATCAAACTCTATCTTTTCATATTCTTTATAGGTATAGGTATCAAACTTATCCAGTCCGTTGTTTCTTTTCCTTTTCCATACTTCCTGCATGATGGCGTATGCCGGATTCTCTTTTTTATTTTTGTATTTCGGCTTTTCATTGTGTATTACCACTTCCTGAATGTCGCTAACCTTTTCACGGGAAAGTTTAACCAGGAGTGGAGCTGTGTTGTCCTGAGCAATACTGATTGTAGCCAGGGCGTAGCTTTTTTTCAGGAATTTCAGCTGGTAAATGATGCTGTCTGACTGTACCGTAAATGCCGCAGAGGAGGTGGTTAATACTGCTTTGTCCGATTCATTGATAAATACATCCACCCCGGTAATTTCCTTGTTGGTTTTGGCATCGACAATTCTGCCGCTGACGGTGCTTTGGGAATAGATGAAGCCGGAAAAGAATGTGAAGATTAAAAGATAATAATATGGAGTATGGTTAAACATTTGTTGTTTTATCAGGCATTAGCATAAACAAAAAGCATGCACTTTATTTATAACGATATAATTTCGGATAAATTTCATTCGTTTAGTACAAAAGTGCAAATGTAATGAATTAATACAAGCCGTTTCATGACGGGCATCAGTACAAGGATTTTAATTCGGTATGCTATGAATAAAGGTGGTTTATTGTATCTTGCTCAAACGCCAAAATAAATTGAGAACCACATGATCTCTTAACTCCTTAATAGGATCAGGCTATTGTCGAGCAGAAAGAAACTTCCTGATTAACCTGATCCATGATCAATTATAAGAGTTTAGAGATAAGTTTATTTACCTTTTTTTACCTGAAGCTCGATACTGTTATTTTTTTTATCAAGCTCTTCTTTCAATTGTTTTTCTGCATCGCGCATATCCTTTGATTGTAAAAATTCATCAGGTAATTGCATGCCTGCAGGCATTTTCTGAGTAATCATCTGCTTCATACCCGCCAAAGGATCATTTTTATATTGTTCATATTTTTCTAAAAACTTTTCTTTTGAGATTTCCCTTGAGCTAGATAAATTTGCCTGTTTGAAAAATCCTTCCATGTATGATGCCTCTTGAATATGGTCTGTTTTTCTGTTTCCCTTGAGTTCCCAGGAATAGTTTTTATGTTCATCCTCAATCTTTACGATTAACCCCGGAAGGCCATAAAATTTGTACGGTCCATCCTGAAAAGGGATTTCAGTCGTGAACCATGCGATCCACTTCCTGCCACCAAAATCTGTAGTTGCTTTTTGGGTGTTGTATATACCAATCTTCTGTTTTTCATCCGAAATCTTCCAGTTCAAGTTTGGGTTTTCGCGATAGGAATAATAATCCACAGCAATATGGTCTTTAAAAACCACTTCCTGTATCGGGTAGGTTTTGGAAATCTGATGCGTGAATTCAGCATTTCTATTACCCATCCTCTTGAAGTCAGGCATTTGGCTGGTTTTCATAGATTCCTGAAACATGGCGTTTGCTATTGAATCCACCTGGATATTTTCGTACGACTGATATACAGATTTATTTTTGTCTATATCCAAAACCATCATTTCCTTTTCGAGTTTTAAAGAATCCTTATTGGGCTTGTAGGTCAGTTCATAAAAGAATCGGTTTGCTGTATTTTGTGCATTGAGTAACACAATAGTTGTGGTCAGAATGATCTGAAAAGCTTTTTTCATAATCGATGTTTTAGGTGGTATGTTTAATTGTATTAGTTGAGTCCGTATTTTGTTGTTCTTTCAGGTCTCCTTTCTGAAAGGAATTAAGAATGGTCTGCATATCCGGAAAAGATGGATCTTCCCAGTATTTTGATGTATAATAGCTTCTATCCAGGTCAAACTTTACTTTATGATCATCTTTATGGTCTCCGGAATCAAACGATGTCGGATAGAAATTAGCATAGATATGGAGTATATTGTAGCTCGGTTCGTTTTTGTATTTCAGTTTTATAGATCTATTTTGATTGTATTCCAGAAGGTCTTCCAGTGTTTTCCGGGAATCTTTGTTATAAGCGATATTTATAATATTTCTAGCATAAAAAAAATGATATCCCAGGAACGCTATGTCTTTTTCTGGATATTGCACATCTTTGATCTCTATTTTGTCACTTTTACTGCTCTTCACTGCCTGATAAACCATGTTTTTGCTTTTTTTGTATAGATCAACGTTTCCCACCCATTTTATATCCGGAACTTGCATAAAAGTAGAGAACTCCCAAGAAGATGATTTTTTTAGGTTTAACTCTGATTTCAGCACTCTGAAAATCCTATACTGCTGGATCCGGATAGCTTTCAGTTTTTTTGTTTTACTGTTGAAAATATATCTTACAATCCCGTCAGCATAACCATTTACGGTATTGTTAAGGGTTGTATATGTATTAAAATTTCCTGTGACATATATATACTTTCCCGATTTATTATTTTTGACCGGCACGGGATCAATTTCTGTAACCTGATCATTAATTTTGATCACCGGCTGATCAAAATCTGAGTACGACAGGGTATCTATGGGAATATTCTTGTACACGAGCTGAAATTTCTCCTGATCAGGCTTCAGAGACTGCTTGTCAATTGTCCCATCGATGTCGGAGGAAGCCAGAATATGACCCTGTTTACCCAAAACCGAAATTTTGGGCAGCGGTTTTCCGGTCCTTTCGGAAACAAAGGTAATGCTCTGCGCATTGATTAAGCTGGACCATACGATCAGTAAGAATAACAGTGTACTTTTTTTCATGATAATTGTATATTGAAGATTAATAATCCTATCCTTTATAAGACAACTAAAATGTCAAAAAAGTTTCACCTGATTGATATTTTTATTATCAATATAAAGATATAGATGACTGACATCAGTCTTTCTCCGCAATTTTGCATCATTCATGAAGTGGCACGTTAAACATTGGGATCGTTTTTGCAAAATATTTTAGTATTGATATAAGATCAGGGCAGTTGCTGAAGATCATCATAATTCCTTAATGTTCATTAGGCTCCTCTTTTAGATCTCCTTTAAAAAAGCTGCTAAAGACAGGCTGCATATTAGGGAAAGAAGCATCCTGCCAATACTTGGACTGGTAATTACTGCTGCTTTTGCTGAACCTTACTTTTTTGACATCATTGTCATTGCTGAAACTGAATTCCGTAGTGTAAAAATTGTTGTACAATGCTAATTGATTGTATTCGGGTTCACTTTTATGTTTAAGCTTCATGAATATAAGCTCATTATATTCCAGAAAGTCTCTTAACGTCTTCCCTGATCCTTTTTCAAAAGACATACTGAACACTTTTCTGAAATCGTAAAACCGGAATCCTAAAAATCCGATTTCTTCTCCCTTGGCCATCGTATGGGCTACTTCAATCTGATCTTTAACGTCACCCTTCAATTCTTTAATGGTATTGCTTGCATTTTTATATTCTTCAGGATTTCCCACATGTTTAAGTTTCGGAAGTTCCAGGGAACTTACATAATCATAAGAGGACGTATTTTTTGTATCATTTGTTGCCGTTTGTAATCTGAAGATTCTGTACTGCTCTACATTGGTGCTTTTCAGCTTTCTTGTTTTGTTGTCAAAAACATAGGTAACAATCCCATCGGCATAGGCGTTCAGCCTGTCATTAACAGTGACATAAGCATTGAAATTCCCCTTGATAAGTATGTACTTGGCGGGCTTATCATTTTTAATGACTACCGCTTCGATGTCTTTGATACGGTCGTTAATTTTGATGATGTCCTTATCAAATTCAGAATATGATAAAGTAGCTACAGAAACATTATCATAGACCAGCTGAAATTTTTCCTGGTCCGGTTTTAACAACTGCTTATCGATTTTACCGTCAATATCCGAAAAAGCCAGTATACTGCCGTCTTTTCCGAAGACTGAAACTTTAGGCAGTGGCTTACCCGTCTTTTCAGAAACGAAAGTAATGCTCTGTGCATTGATAAAACTGTATATTGCGATAACCAAAAATAAAAAGATCTTTTTTGTCATACTGTTTTGTTTTTAAATTATTAAAGAATCATTTCTATTGATAAGACAACGGCAATAGTAAAAAGGTTTCAGTCTATCTGTATTTTTTAATTGAAAGGCATAAAAAAGACTGATCATTACAATCAGTCTTTCTGTATGATGGTATTATGTTTTATCAGAAAGTACATTTTTGAATTTCATACTGACCTTTTTCCCGGATATTTGTAAAATGGGCATCATTTTAAGTATGGATCAATATGTTAAGGTTTATATATCCAAATAATACTTATTGTATCAGGGAATATGCATTACTTATTATTGGGTAGTTCCCTTAGATCTTCTTTGAAGAAGCTGCTGAAAACCGGCTGCATGGTAGGAAAAGAGGGGTCCTGCCAATATGGTTTCTGATAATTGCTTCTGCTTTTATTGAAATTTACTTTTTTAATATCATCATCATTAGTAAAATTAAATTCTGTCACATAAAAATTATTGTATAATTCTAGTTGGCTGGGGTTGGGTTTCTCCTTAAGTTTAATTTTTGAGGAGCGGATTTCACTATATTCCAGCAAGTCTCTCAACGTTTTTCCTGATCCCTTTTCAAAAGATAGATTTATAATTTTTTTATGATCATAGATGGTTACTCCCAAGAACGAAAATCCTTTTTCCGAACCGATTCTATCAAGGATTTCAATCTGGTCGCTCTGATCTCCTTTTAATTCTTTAATCGTATTTTTTCCGGTTTTATATACCTCTGGCTTTCCTAAATATTTAAGTTCTGGTATCTCTAATCCTGCCGTGTAAGATAAGAAAGATCCATTCATTTCATCCTGCAATTTGAAGATCCTGTATTGCTCCACATTAATACTTTTCAATTTTTTTGTTTTATTATTGAAAATATAAGTCACGATCCCATCAGCATAGCTTGTTAGCATATTATCTGAAGTTACATAAGCATTGAAATTTCCCTTGACGAGAATGTATTTATCAGGTTTGTTGTTTTTGATGACCACCGCTTCAATGTCTTTGATACGATCATTAATTTTGATGACTTCCTTATCAAAGTCAGAATATGATAAAGTGGCTACGGAAACATTATCATAGACCAGCTGAAATTTTTCCTGGTCCGCTTTTAACGACTGCTTATCGATTTTACCGTCAATATCCGAAAAAGCCAGTATACTGCCGTCTTTTCCGAAGACTGAAACTTTAGGCAATGGCTTACCGGTCTTTTCGGATACGAAAGTAATGCTTTGTGCATGGATCAGACTATATAATGCGATAACTAAAAATAAAAAGATCTTTTTTGTCATACCGTCTTGTTTTAAATTATTAAAGAATCATTTCTATTGATAAGACAACGGCAATAACAAAAGGTTTCAGTCCATCTGTATTTTTTAACTGCAAGGCATAAAAAAAGACTGATCATTGCAATCAGTCTTTTTATTATTATCGTGTTACAAGTCCTTAGAAAGGATACTCATAAATTTCAGATTCGTGTAAATAAGGGTTTCCTGTAGGAATCAGTTTCAGTTTGGATAATGCTGTCATTACCGTAAAGATAAACAGTCCTCCTACGAAAAGGATCGCTCCGATCACCAATAGGAATACTTCAGGCGTTTTCCAGTATGGACCTACCGTTCCTGGCATCACCATATTGAAGTAGTCTACGATGTGTCCGAAAATCACTACTACAGCCATAGTGGTAACTACCTTGTAGTTTCTCTTGATGCTGCTGCTGACCAATACCAATAGCGGTAAAAGGAAGTTAACGATTAGCATCGGTAAGAAAGTAGGAGAGTAGTGCTGGAACCTTCCGAAGAAGTAGTTAACCTCTTCCGGAACGTTAGCGTACCAGTATAACATGAATTGAGCAAACCATGTATATGTCCAAAGCATACTTGTTGCGAAAAGGAATACACCAAGGTCATGCAGGTGATTGTCATTAAATTGAGGCAGGAACCCGTTTTTCTTAAGGAAAACACTTAAAAGGATGATTACTGCAATACCGCTTGACAGGCAGCTTACCATAGAATACCAGATATACATGGTAGAATACCAGTGAGGGTCAATAGACATCAACCAGTCCCAGGCCCAGGCTGCAGAAGCAAATCCGAAGAATGCAATATATCCTACCGCCCATCTGTACAGCATCTGATAATCTGTCCTGGATTTCGTTTCATCCACTTTTTTAGACTGTGCCTTAAGTTTCCATGCAAAGAAAGATGCTCCCACTACATAGATGATTGTTCTTACTGCATAGAACGGAATGTTAAGGAACTTTTTCTTTTCAAAAAGAATAACGTCGAAGTTTGGTTTTGTAGGGTCTGTAAGGTCTGGATCCATCCAGTGGAACAGGTGTCCGTTATGTGTGATATTCAGGATCATGATGATAACCAGAATAGCACCTCCGTATGGAATATAAGAAGCAATAGCTTCCATTACTCTTGTAATGATGATTGGCCAACCTGCGTGCGCAGCATGCTGAATACAGTAGAAGAACAGTACGCAGCAGCTTACCCCGAAGAAAAATACGGCTACAAAATGGATGGATGCCAAAGGCTGATTGTGAATCTGCATGGCAGCATGTTCCAGATGAGCTTCATGATCCTGAGGACCTACCATCTCGCTGGAGTGGGTAGGGGCATTATGGCCTGAAGAATGAACAGCCTCCATCATATGTTCGATCTTTTCAGTGGTGATTCCCTTATTCATAAAGAAACCGATACCAAACAATACCAAACCTACAATAAGGAGAATTATAGAAGTTGACTTTAATTTTGGTGAAAAACTATACATTTCTTGTCTTATTTTTTAGTTGCGGTAGAATCTGTTTTTGCTCCTGAAGCGGCTGCCGCCGGTGCTGCTGCATTCTTTTTAAATGCATTCATCACATACATGGCCACTCTCCATCGGTCTCCTGCGTTCAGCTGTCCTGCATAAGAACCCATTGCGTTTCTACCGTTCGTAATTACATAATGAACAGATCCTACAGTAATTTCTCTGTCTGCATAATTAGGTACTCCCGAAAATGCTCCACTCTGTACGATTGGACCTTGTCCGTCTCCTCCTACACCATGACAAGCAGAACATGTATGGTCAAAAAGGATTTTTCCTCTTTCAAGATCTTTTGCTGCATTGGCAGGATTGAGAGGGGAAGTGGTAAGTGTCTTTGAAGCATCATACCCGGCATTATACTCATCTACATTTTTAGGAAGTTTCCCTTCTTCAAAAATACCGTCTTTATTTTGAGGAACTGTACCTTCTACCGGTGTAAGTCCTGTTGCTCCATCATTTTTTACGAAAGCGGGGATTTCATTTTCATGATCAGAATAAGCATCCTGAGCTTTCATCAATGGGTCATAGGCTACCGGGAAATACATATCCGGGAAATATACCAGAGGTGTATTCTCTTTCGGACCGCAGGAATTAAGTAAAACTGTTGTTAAACCTAAAATCGCTGTAATTTTTAATACATTCTTTTTCATCTTAAGCATCTTTAACAGTTATTTCTTCTACTCCGGTTTCTATCAGCAGCTGCTTTACAGAATCTACGTCATCCGTTACGAATTCCATCATGAATTTATCATCGGTAGTCCTTGGATCAGGATTCTGCGCAGGCGCTCCCGGATACATTTTGTTTCTTACCAAAAAGGTAAGCGACATCATGTGGGCGGCACAGAATACCATTAATTCAAACATAGGAACCACGAATGCAGGCATGTTGTGTGCCCAGTCGAACGCCGGTTTACCACCGATGTTCTGAGGCCAGTCATGGTTCATGGTATACCATGTAAGGGTGGCACCAATCGTAACTCCGTAAAGAGCGTAGAGGAATGCAGCATCAGAAATTCTTGTTTTCTTCAGCCCCAAAGCCTTATCCAGCCCGTGAACCGGGAACGGAGTATATACTTCGTTAATTTTAATTCCTTTATCGTTGAATGCTCTAACGCCGTTCATTAAATCGTCGTCGTCAGCATAAAGTCCGTATACAATTTTAGTGGTGCTCATCTCCTTCTTTTGCTTTATAAGTTTCACCTGAGATTTTCAGAATCGATTTTAATTCAGCCTGTGCAATTACAGGGAATGTTCTTGCGTACAATAAGAATAATACAGAGAAGAATCCGATTGTTCCCAAATATACACCCACGTCAATGATTGTTGGCTTAAACATCGTCCAAGAACTTGGTAAATAGTCTCTGGAAAGGTTGATAACGATGATATCAAAACGCTCAAACCACATCCCGATGTTAATGATCAGGGCAACAATGAAAGTCCAGATAATGTTCGTTCTCAGTTTTTTGAACCAGAATGAAGCCGGAATAACAAGGTTACAGATGATCAATGACCAGAAAGCCCACCAGTATGGTCCTACAGCAGCTCCCGGAGAAAGGTATGTGAAATCCTCAAATCTGGATCCGGAATACCATCCGATGAAATATTCAGTAGCATAAGCTACGGTTACCATACCACCGGTAAGGATGATTACGATGTTCATAATTTCGATATGATACATAGTAATGTATTCTTCAAGATGACATACTTTTCTTGCTACAAGCAGCAGGGTCTGTACCATTGCAAATCCTGAGAAGATTGCACCCGCAACGAAGTACGGAGGATAAATGGTAGAGTGCCATCCTTTAATTACCGATGTGGCGAAGTCAAAGGATACCGTGGTGTGTACCGAGAATACAAGCGGTGTTGCAAGACCGGCCAGTACCAAAGATAATTCTTCAAATCTCTGCCAGTGCTTCGCTTTACCTCCCCACCCGAAAGCAAGGAATGTGTAGATCTTTCTTGTCCAAGGTGTCTTTGCTCTGTCACGGATCATGGCAAAGTCAGGGATAAGTCCCATAAACCAGAATACCGTAGA
This genomic window contains:
- a CDS encoding metalloprotease; the protein is MKKNFNFCCLAGAMAVFSLTACNDNSTEDNLLQQPQAESAKIEQPNELEKACYYVDQNWNSSAVLKTSMKTSTDTNFMNGQMTKIASLWGRSNPTLRFVDDPSNPNSTYNAISYSTGKIYYGYAIYYDAKNKGGDIVNAMILAHEYGHQLQYIFGLPSVSESTARPNELEADGFAGYYLRRPEGYNKTQFSEIAAAYEFAQSIGDYSTTSPGHHGTPPQRRSAVRLGFLLGQYNLSASDFDYNFFYYYQGVLNGTYKMGKNSRNPELDAYMMQYIDELRKIQSGEISAEEFKQLK
- the rplU gene encoding 50S ribosomal protein L21, which produces MFAIVEIAGLQYKVEQDQKLFVNRLAGDKGSKVSFDKILLTVNGSITVGAPAVSGITVEAEILDHVKADKVIVFKKKRRKGYKVKNGHRQSLTQIQITGITGFEGAKKEEKAARKTTKKADAETAESAE
- the rpmA gene encoding 50S ribosomal protein L27 — its product is MAHKKGVGSSKNGRESHSKRLGVKIFGGQEAIAGNIIVRQRGTQHHPGANVGIGKDHTLFALVDGKVVFRKKANNRSYVSVEANA
- a CDS encoding bacteriocin-like protein, with the protein product MKNVKKLSRNELRTLQGGFKCEGISCDWYCSLPAESRPVCLSPQTLVPICGGCNSANI
- a CDS encoding DUF5686 family protein — encoded protein: MFNHTPYYYLLIFTFFSGFIYSQSTVSGRIVDAKTNKEITGVDVFINESDKAVLTTSSAAFTVQSDSIIYQLKFLKKSYALATISIAQDNTAPLLVKLSREKVSDIQEVVIHNEKPKYKNKKENPAYAIMQEVWKRKRNNGLDKFDTYTYKEYEKIEFDANNLDSAFMKKKVFNKLDFVFDYADSTASGKLALPLFLNEAVYENYGENRPAKRTKKLLVAQKTSGFQDNQIVILTAKNLYRDINIYDNTLNYFDIGFPSPVGTDGFSTYDYNLIDTISVRGENAFRIRYQPKRTEVLAFQGYLYIAKDSYAVLGATLKSTKKINVNFINGISTELEYDNPDENTFLPRKFVTEIEMTPFSKKKTAKSLIAKRTVDYSEYDFNKTLDPKVFHRKAEEYESGFVEKDDAYWAKARPDSLSKSEQGVYEMLDRLEKTPKFNRIVKLYETLGSGYYNVFKAIDLGPIFSVYGKNDVEGDRIRIGARTYFTRNDPWRVQFYTAYGFKDQQIKYGAEAKYMFNRVNRFMIGAGTRRDILQLGVQLTNDDGIMSRTFASSTVFARGENASLSSVNQTNVFTSIEPWKNIQFRIDGTMQSIKSANPSGFNLMYYRNGELRKTLNDSHVTFSLIARPGAKFSQTGVDRTEHGTLAPTIILKYTRGIEGLFNADYNYNKLQFMFYKPVLIGSWGKMMVNFEAGKNFDTVPLALQNVIPGNQSYSLAANTFAQLNYYEFVADTYTTLHLEHHFNGKILSFIPLIKKLKLREVAFLRGAYGTLSDESKNINVAGYKYSAPSDHVYFEYGFGIENIGFGNLRIFRVDFNWRGNYLDRPDISRFGIKAGFQVGF
- a CDS encoding GLPGLI family protein, yielding MKKAFQIILTTTIVLLNAQNTANRFFYELTYKPNKDSLKLEKEMMVLDIDKNKSVYQSYENIQVDSIANAMFQESMKTSQMPDFKRMGNRNAEFTHQISKTYPIQEVVFKDHIAVDYYSYRENPNLNWKISDEKQKIGIYNTQKATTDFGGRKWIAWFTTEIPFQDGPYKFYGLPGLIVKIEDEHKNYSWELKGNRKTDHIQEASYMEGFFKQANLSSSREISKEKFLEKYEQYKNDPLAGMKQMITQKMPAGMQLPDEFLQSKDMRDAEKQLKEELDKKNNSIELQVKKGK
- a CDS encoding quinol:cytochrome C oxidoreductase; translated protein: MYSFSPKLKSTSIILLIVGLVLFGIGFFMNKGITTEKIEHMMEAVHSSGHNAPTHSSEMVGPQDHEAHLEHAAMQIHNQPLASIHFVAVFFFGVSCCVLFFYCIQHAAHAGWPIIITRVMEAIASYIPYGGAILVIIMILNITHNGHLFHWMDPDLTDPTKPNFDVILFEKKKFLNIPFYAVRTIIYVVGASFFAWKLKAQSKKVDETKSRTDYQMLYRWAVGYIAFFGFASAAWAWDWLMSIDPHWYSTMYIWYSMVSCLSSGIAVIILLSVFLKKNGFLPQFNDNHLHDLGVFLFATSMLWTYTWFAQFMLYWYANVPEEVNYFFGRFQHYSPTFLPMLIVNFLLPLLVLVSSSIKRNYKVVTTMAVVVIFGHIVDYFNMVMPGTVGPYWKTPEVFLLVIGAILFVGGLFIFTVMTALSKLKLIPTGNPYLHESEIYEYPF
- a CDS encoding c-type cytochrome: MLKMKKNVLKITAILGLTTVLLNSCGPKENTPLVYFPDMYFPVAYDPLMKAQDAYSDHENEIPAFVKNDGATGLTPVEGTVPQNKDGIFEEGKLPKNVDEYNAGYDASKTLTTSPLNPANAAKDLERGKILFDHTCSACHGVGGDGQGPIVQSGAFSGVPNYADREITVGSVHYVITNGRNAMGSYAGQLNAGDRWRVAMYVMNAFKKNAAAPAAAASGAKTDSTATKK